In one Corallococcus sp. EGB genomic region, the following are encoded:
- a CDS encoding N-acetyltransferase, which yields MAHPAQHEASSPTSSMPSDVQVTPVRGAADRTAFIRLPYTLYRDDPNWVPPLEMERRDFLDPKKNPFFDYAEVELFLARRGQDVVGRVAAIKNPRHMEFHGTKEGFFGLFECVNDAGVARGLLDAASAWLKARGIDTVLGPANFSSNQDWGLLVEGYDSPPALMMPYNPAYYADLLQTCGFTKAKDLWAWELSSSAPPPEKVARIAEKIRHREGITVRAVNLKDFPAEVARIKEIYNAAWEKNWGFIPFTDREFDHMAKEMKAIVRPELLLIAEVKGEPVAFSMTLPDANEAFKAANGRLTTFGLPIGLVKLVLASRKLKRLRLITLGIKEGYRRRGLDAVLYLDTLRTAKELGYSGGEISWTLEDNHLVNRAIESMGGQRSKTYRVYQRPV from the coding sequence ATGGCCCACCCCGCCCAGCACGAAGCATCCTCACCGACCTCCTCCATGCCCTCCGACGTGCAGGTGACCCCTGTGCGCGGCGCGGCGGACCGGACGGCGTTCATCCGGCTGCCGTACACGCTCTACCGTGACGACCCGAACTGGGTGCCGCCGCTGGAGATGGAGCGCCGCGACTTCCTGGACCCGAAGAAGAACCCCTTCTTCGACTACGCGGAGGTGGAGCTGTTCCTCGCGCGCCGCGGGCAGGACGTGGTGGGCCGGGTGGCGGCCATCAAGAACCCGCGCCACATGGAGTTCCACGGCACCAAGGAGGGCTTCTTCGGCCTCTTCGAGTGCGTGAACGACGCGGGCGTGGCGCGGGGCCTGTTGGACGCGGCCAGCGCGTGGCTGAAGGCGCGCGGCATCGACACCGTGCTGGGGCCGGCCAACTTCTCCTCCAACCAGGACTGGGGCCTGCTGGTGGAGGGCTACGACAGCCCGCCCGCGCTGATGATGCCGTACAACCCGGCGTACTACGCGGACCTGCTGCAGACCTGCGGGTTCACCAAGGCGAAGGACCTGTGGGCCTGGGAGCTGTCCTCGTCCGCGCCGCCGCCGGAGAAGGTGGCGCGCATCGCGGAGAAGATCCGGCACCGCGAGGGCATCACCGTGCGCGCGGTGAACCTGAAGGACTTCCCCGCCGAGGTCGCGCGCATCAAGGAGATCTACAACGCGGCCTGGGAGAAGAACTGGGGCTTCATCCCCTTCACGGACCGCGAGTTCGACCACATGGCCAAGGAGATGAAGGCCATCGTGCGTCCGGAGCTGCTGCTCATCGCGGAGGTGAAGGGCGAGCCCGTGGCCTTCTCCATGACGCTGCCGGACGCCAACGAGGCCTTCAAGGCGGCCAACGGGCGGCTCACCACCTTCGGCCTGCCCATTGGCCTGGTGAAGCTGGTGCTGGCGTCGCGCAAGCTCAAGCGGCTGCGCCTGATCACCCTGGGCATCAAGGAGGGCTACCGGCGCCGCGGCCTGGACGCCGTCCTCTACCTGGACACCCTGCGCACCGCGAAGGAGCTGGGGTACTCGGGCGGGGAGATCTCCTGGACGCTGGAGGACAACCACCTGGTCAACCGCGCCATCGAGTCCATGGGCGGCCAGCGCTCCAAGACGTACCGCGTGTACCAGCGGCCCGTCTGA